cctaggtgttggctaatTTCATAGCAGAGTGGatcaaggtccaaatgccaccagcgatcgtcgaccaagagtactggatgatataCTTCAATGGGTCACTGATAAAGAGAGGCGCCAGCACAGGGAtagtctttgttttgcccctcagggtacacatgaggtacatggttcacctccatttcccctcctccaacaatgtggctgaatatgaggtgctcatcaatgACCTGCGCattgccattgagttgggcatccgacgcctcgacgtctgGGGTGACTCCCGActagtcgtcgaccaagtcatgaaggagtcaagctgccatgacaccaagatggctatgtactaccaagaagtctgccagctggaggacaagctcaacggccatgagctcaaccacatcctgaGGTGCCTTAACGAGGCGGCCGGCGCGCTGGCAAAGGCGGTGTCTGATAGAGAGCTGGCGCCAATAGGTGTCTTTGCCAGCGACAACACAAGCCCTTGGTTCACTATGAGGGGTTGGAACAAGATGGTGATGGTACATCTGCTCTAGGctcgggggctgaccaaccaCTGGCTCCATCTATctctgaagtcatggagcttgaagaggacctagcaatagagcctgaccctctggtcaaCCGGAGGACGCTCTACCTCTACTACCTCCTATGTGATGCGCTACtgatggacaagatggaggctcaaTGGCTCGCGTGTctcgccaagtcctttgtccttgtgGAGGATGAACTCTACAAGCGGAGCCAAACCGGGATTTTGCAGTGCTGCATCCGCATCAAATAGGGGAAGCGTttgttgagcgatatccacgATGGGGTATGTGGTCACCACACTgcgcctagaaccctggtcaaaAACacattccaacaaggcttctactggcccaccataGTAGCCGACGTCGAGCAGAtcatacgcacctgcgaagggtgtcagtactatgctcggcagactcacctaccggcccaagcgctctagacgatccctatcacatggccatttgtggtctgggggctcgatatggtcggacctctcaagagggcacctagaggttacacccacttgcttgttaccatagacaaatttacaaagtggatagaagctcagctgatctccgcgatcaagtccgagcaagccgtgttgttgttcctcgacatcgtccatcattttggagtcccaaactccatcatcacagacaatggcatgtAGTTTATaggaaagaagttcctctgattttgCAATGAATATAACATCCACGTCGACTGGGCCTCCGTAGCGCACCCCCGAATGAACGAGTAGGTCGAACGcgcaaacgacatggtcctacaaggcctcaagcctaggatcttcaatcgaTTGAATAAATTTGGCACACGATGGGTCACCGAGCTTCCCacagtgctctagagcctgaggatgacccctagctaggccattggctacatgcccttcttcatggtctacggttctgaggctgtcctcccaaccaaccttaaatatggagcgccaagggtcaagGCGTACGTCAAATAGGGAGTCGAggcatccctcaaggatgccatggactagctggatGAAGTGCACGATGTCACCCTCCTCTGCTCAGCCAAGTTCTAGTAGGCGCTACGATGATACCATAGCCGTAGAGTGTTGGGTCGAGCCTTCAGCGTCAGAGACCtggtcctccacctcgtcctaagcaacaaggaccgccataaGCTATCCccgccgtgggagggaccatacgttatTGTGGAAGTGCTCTAGATAGGCACTTACAAGCTCAAGACAATTGACGGCGAGGTCCTTGCCAATGCCTGGAATAGATAGCAGCTACGTTATTTTTACTTCtaataaacgcacactttctcttatcagttttattATCAAACCCCCTGATCTTttgacatccgaccccagcaatggcaaaggGTCAGGCCTTACTCGAGGGCTTATATGAGTATATCTAtctagcaaacattctctgtgcctacCCCCttttcatgttaagacctagaagctaggTTTACGGGAACatgctctgagtataactggtcagactacagaaaacctatgccccaacggctatagtgtctttgctcaccaacatgatcAGAATTAGGCTCACCCGCACTCTGAGCTTTTCTGACCTTAACGACAAAAGGGTCAGAGTGCACTaaccttttatataaaaaggggagaagagctaaaaagttgtttgctataacGAAACTTGCATGCTTGTCGATTTGTTACAAGTTTCTCCACCTGgcatatctgcctaactaaattcttgcgcggGATATTATCATCCTTTATCTCCACAGGAAAGTCATGTCTCAGTAGGCAACACCAATCGACCGAATGtcttggccactgctaagaaatggGTTGGAAGCAGACAGGATCCTACTCATATCCGGTGGAGGCttcccaaacccatcactcttaccatcgaggtaaaaccggtgcctaggtcgatcgaatggctcaaagCCGCTGCCGAAAGACAAGCACCCTTACTTTACGCATTAAATTTCACTACCGaacctccgaccccagcaacggcaagggggcgaacatcgctcgggggctagcgagagtgtctatttggtagacattctctttgTCTAGCCCCTCCTTACGTTAAGAAAATGGGGGCACCATGTGCGGGCACAAACTCTAAGTAAACCTGGTCGGACTGCTAGGACCCTacaccctagcggctatggcatctttgctcaccagcatgatcagagtcttTGTCCCCATGCCCCAAGCTTTAGACtccaccttctcaagaagggtttggaggggcctacctgtggaatctccatcgaggagaggccagtaggtcacccaagttgatcgaaTGGCTCGAGCCACTACCGAGAGACGGATATGGAGTAGTGGGATACCCCATGCATGTTACGCCGCCTCCATCACGAATGTCGGATCAggaccccacatggacatatccgataagagctccccaagccatcgaggtaactttactgaCCCCCactttttcttttccattgcatgatcattcattcatccattctcatgcatgcattcattcattcattcatcccatacacccAAACATCACATATACAATTGtagcatcacaacgcttcatgtcgcgTGATGAAgcagtagtcgtctcattcgatatgagcagtgaccgaccaaggtttgaaggctggcccgcaAAGGGCTTGAGGTCGCCTCGCgttaaacagagccaggggagaaaaattgaGATGAGCCCTAGAGGCCTTACCCAACCCTGCTTAGAAGCAgatagggacatctcaacctttctcattcgattctaacctcgagccaagcccatagaatctccattgagagGAGGCCAATGGaccacctaagcctatcgaatggctcgggcatctgccaggaggtaggttaagaagtagtggaatgccacatgagggctctatcgACCCAGTCAGCGGATGatgaacccagattccactcaaacatgcatgttagcgagctcaccgagcatgacactcgagccatcgaggcaagtatcattagctcaacccctctggttgtgaaaaTCGACGATAGGGGGGCGCATGAAACACGGCTGACCCCTTCCGAGAcccatggggctcaggggctcgagtcACCCGACTATAAATTAGGAGACTGGGGTTCAAAGGCCAACCCACGGAGGGCCCAAGGCCGTCTCGtgtcgaacaagagccaggggtgaaaacgtagatgagccccagcggccttcgcccACGCCACCTAGAAGcgaacagggtcatctcaaccttctcgttcgatcctaacctccagccaagcccatagagcccccattgagggggaatctattggaagatgggttaaggagcagtggaatgccacataagggcttTGATGAcaccatcatgaatgatggacccggattccactcaaacacgcctgttagcgagctcaccgagcgcgtcactcgagctatcgagacaagtgacattagctcaaccccttcggttgTGGAAACCTCGGATGGggcgatgatcacaaagacgaaCCAACAACTCGACCAAAACCCCTGCTATATGcaagggctcaaggaaagttggatttgcaaggagaccgaacgcgtgGTCGTAGAACGATAGCTcaaatcctagggagggggtacgcgcgaatacaagagatgctttttccactagtttcgctatcctctctttGATCTTCAGTGACATCCAACCCTAGCAATGGCtgggggtcggatctcactcgggggttgaTAAGGGCATAAATACACCCCTTTTTTGAAACAGGCGCCGCGTCGGACATCTTTCACACGTtaagcctagtggcaaggtttgtggaaataaACAACTGAGCATACCTGGTCAAACTACAAGAAAACTATGCCTCGGCGGCTACGGtacctttgctcaccagtgtaaatagagtttccctcctacaccttgggccctacagtcttaacaaatggaagggtcagaatacATGAGCCCCTTTTCGcataaaagggaggaaaaacaaatacAATCAAACGAAAACGAAATAACGAGTTTATTTTTATGGTACATAAGGGTCGATACTTGTCCGCTGATTACAACAATGATCATTCAACCTActtgactaactagcccctccgggggagaactatgtcttctattcTATCTATCAGGTCCCGcgcaagaggagccaccaccgTCTCTATCTCATCCAGCTCTTGGGCTTTGTAGCCAGGCGTGAAGCCGAGGCTCATCGTCTCTAGGTCGATGTTGTCCgtgtaatgagagtgagcaatcGCAAAGGCCTGGTTGACCCTGTGTGAAGGGCGTCCCTCTTGAGCTGGCACACCCGCACCATGATATCGGTGGCATGGGCCATGAGTGAACTAGTCCCCTCCGACTGCACCACCTCCAAGTCATCATAGACCACTATGAGGGCAGTgcttaggataccgagctcatcacTCTCTATCTGAAGGTTCCTCCTTGCCTCAGCGAGGTCCATGGCTAGCCCGGCAAAGATGCCCTCGGCCTCTAGCCTTTGGGTTATCGCAGTTctgagctcggcctagagggagccaatcTTCTACCACACATCATCCCACTCTCGGATGGCCTAGTCACGCTCCTCACAGGCCACACGACACTCCGAGCGGAGCCTCTCTGTGGTTTGGAGCAGCTTGTCTCGCTCCTTGCGTAGCTAGGCAACCACCTCGGCATCCAGACTTGCCCTCCGCTCTAGGGCCatgagcctctccttggctcctaGCTTCAGCTCTCACTCCCTCTCTGCCTtggccagaaggtcaaggatccatcGGTGGGTCTCGGTGTCCCTCTAGAGTAGCTCGTGCTGCTCCCTCCTGACTCTGGTGACCTCCTCGTCATCTTGCCATGCCCTCATTGACATGGCCTCGAATGCCCTCTCTACCTCGTCCACATGTTGATGGGCCTTAGCCTCCCATAGTCAGAGACTATCTACCTCCTCGACAAGAGGAGTCAGCTTGGCCATCCTCTGCTAAGCGGTAATGAGCTAGGCAGTCGCATCCCCAAGCAGTCATGCCTTTTTGATGAGGCGGTCCTAGCTCTCCttttgctcatgaaggaaccgagatttgtcctggctacgagcgataagggactgaaaggaGATGAGGGTTAGAacacaaaaaataaataaaggaagaagaggatgaggggCAAGATCAAGCGaatacccgactagtgggaatgaTGACTTCGCATAGGGCACCCCTGGCATGATCCAAGGCTTCCAGCACGGCCACAATCCCCACGtcaaggctctcccgctccatgctctcggtggcATCATCGAGGGTTAAGATTGTCGACGTCGGGTCCTGCGGATTTGTCCACCAGAGTAGACGCTCGCCCCATGTGGGCGAGTGGCTACCTCCCAATGTCAAGGCCAGGGATGATTCCCCGCTGGTCCTCTCTGCCACCACCATGACATCCGATGATCCCTTGACCGCGTCCCCCTCCGTCAGGCCCATGTCGGGCGCTGTTGCTTGGGCCACCGGTGGCATGGGTTGTGTCACTGCCTTGGGTGCCGCCATGGTAGCATCTAGCTATGGCCCACCCATCACAGCTACCACCACCTCCGCCTATGTCGCGCACGCCACGGTCGGTGCCACGAGCGCGGTTGAAAACTCTGTCTGACCCATCATCGGTAGCGGTATCACCTCCATCATCGATTGCTCAGTGACCTTCGAGGGTGTCCTTCTAGGCCCTATGCTTGCTTGTCCCGCTAGGGGCACAGGCGCCACCGTGGGCAGCGCCTGACTGGCCAGCGACGTAGTAGCACCGGCGCTGCTCCTGCCCAAAATTGGTGCGACATCAACCGACGGCCATCGCCTCACTtgaagggcgatgctcttctttggcgccaCTACCAAAGGATTGCACCACCTCAAGACACTGCAAGAAAGAAAAGCATAAGGCACaatgaaaatagagaaaaaaacaAAGGAGCCGGTGACTTACATCAGTGTTGTTGGGAGGCGGATAcgtttggggggtgaacccctagacccctgcTCCACCTCATCTAGGTGGGGCCGTTTTGAGCCCGCCTCGGGCTCCCAAGCAGAGGGGCTCACTTCCCTTGCATCTTGCGGCATGACGGTGGAGCCACCAtcctccgctggcacctcgggCATGACGGTAGATCCATCCGCCCCTATTGGCTCTAGGGGTAGGCCGATGGTCTGGCCCATCTCCATTGGCCTCATGGGcgtgccctcccctccatggaacaggAAGGTCCCTAACCCCTGTAAAGATGAGCGGATACCTATCAGCACAtcctcactctcttggtcatcaTGCTCAGTGTCGTCAACTACCTCACTATTGTcttcctcatcgtcgtcgtcattgctattggtgtcctcccctcgctcccacACCTGCAGTCTctactgcctcttcttcctcttgccctccttcaccttcctcagccACTCGACCTCGGCATGATTCACCTCCCTCATGGATGGATCACTCGGCAATGGAGCCGGGTGATCCTTGAGGACGAGGTCCCTCAGCTAATCCCCCAATCTCAATGTTAGTATCAAGGGGTTGGGAGTTCAATTGAAGAGGAGACATAAGGAGGGAAGACTTACAAAGATGATGTAGCCTGGTTCAGGCTACATCAGAGGATGCCTTGACACTGGATACATGAAATCAAGGGGAGCGCCTGTGTCATCCcacgaaggctccatcacctccttgatgcgctgcgcgactttggagggggagagcgctccctcaGTAAGCATCGTCCCATTGAATGACGCCTCAGGCACCATCGCATACAATAGGAGCGCGCGCTTCATCAATGGCAccaccctccttgtgtggtaggcctcgatgatgctcgaccccttcaggcccctctccttcaggattTAGATGACGGCAAGGTGGtcccggatcttcttcttgtccttctccgggacaccccacttcctccacgcaTCCAAGGCCTCTTCGATTAGGCACCTGGTGAACTCTGGTAGGGGTGCGACTGCATCATTCTTGagataaaaccaatgcgaatgccaccccttgttggaggtcgatagacgcatcGACGAGTAGTCGCTGATCTAGTTGTTCCGGAGGTGGATtccggcgcatcccatcggcgtgttcaactcctgcttcttctccctttcttctagagggtgacaatgaagaagtgccgccatagatcaaagtggggactgatccctaGAAATCCCTCACGCAGGGTGATGAACACCGCCATGTGCTAGATTCTGTTGCggttgaggtgctacaactcgATCTTGTAGTAATGTAGCAGCCCCAGCAGAAATTTGTGAGTAGGGGTGGtgagcccacgctcatggaagtgcatGAACGACATGATGTAGTCATTAGGCGATGATGGCACATCCTCCTGGccaggcagcagccactcctcagcCACGGTCCACGCGCAGAGAAGACCACGATGGACAAgaccctccatgcgctggaaggtgatgttagagtggcaccatggatccattggaagatggggtAGGTGGATGTGAGCTCAACGGCGGCTGGGATGTGGAGGCAGGAAGACTAGGCGATTGGTGGTGGAGGTTGCAGATGCAAAGGCAAgaaggcaaggtatgaaaccctaggggcgaaccctttggttttataggggcgatggatgcaagGAAACCTACCGTCTgcctagatctccacgcctaCCATGATCGACCACAACACCATGCCATGGGATATGCGCacacaatccctatcctttccctcaaAAGactcaccagacgttttgcctcCCCGGGCGGACCAGGACTCGTTACGAGTAAAAGGAATATGGATCAAAAACGCCTCTACGGGCTgtctgggcctaggagttcgatgGCTAGCCCATCAATAGGTTTGATAGCCATCCTAGGCACCCTTACGATAAGgaatggaaagggatgggccccacAAGCGGCCAATACTCAGGCGCACGAGCGTCGCGAGTGTCTCGGCCCTCGATCGAGTCTCAGCCAGGCTGACCCTGACCGGATCCCCGTGAACGGGATGCTAGGACCCCAATCGAACTATCCAGCTAACAAACCATCAAATCTCACAGCCACACCCATGAAGGGTCCAACCTCGGCAAGAAGGAATCGCTGTCCCCAAGACACGCTGTGGGCGATAAAAGAAGGCCAGGGCCCTTAGAGTCCTCTCTTTCGAAAAAAAaactctgaaggagtattctactcctccataggctcgagggctactatcggggaccaatactagggtacctgaatAGGAGGAGCTAATACCCATCAACGCTAAGAGCGGTCAAGAACGTGACTACATCTCTTGGTGGGCCCCACCTTGTCCAACcactaaggccacgggctccgcctcgtccgacccccgagggttgttTCTACCTTGCCTGATAtctaggggctggctctgcctcgcttgaccccCAAGGGTTGGATACACCTTGGCTAACTCCTGAGGGTTGGCTCAGCCtcgtctgacccccgagggttgtcTTCGCCTCGCCGGACATCTagggactggctccgcctcacctgatcccTTGAGGGTTGGGTACGCCTCGATTGACTCCTGAGGGTTGGCTCAGCCTTGTCTTACTCCTAAGGGTTGTCTCCACCTCACTCGATGTCtaggggctagctctgccttgcctgacatcTGAGGGCTAGCTTCGCTTCGCTCGATCCCTTGGACGTGGTTCTTAACAGAAGCTCACGCCATCGCCAACCACTATGGGCTAGAAAGTACTACTCAAGGTCAAACTTTTGGCATGGTGTAGGGAGCGGTCATGTCTCAGCACGACCCATCCCCATGACATGCCATTCTAGGGGACTCACATTGCCCATAGTGACAGACGCGTGGTCACTAAGCTGCCCACTCCCTGTACGGTCGCTGACTACCATGCTGGTTTGTCGCACCATCCGCCAGGGCAAAACGGGATGTTATGACCCGCTAACAATGCTAGGGCATGGCAGTGTCAGCGAATAGGTGCCTAGCATGGGACTATCCCTATTGccacctgccatgtcagcgggtcCTGCATGGAGGAAAAGAAAGGCCCAGCGACCCTAAAGGACTTCTTTGGCCTCTCGTTCTCCTTGGCTCCCCCATTTTGTAAtctatgctttcccttggcctataaaagggaaagcaaggcatcccatg
Above is a genomic segment from Miscanthus floridulus cultivar M001 chromosome 3, ASM1932011v1, whole genome shotgun sequence containing:
- the LOC136543805 gene encoding uncharacterized protein, with translation MPPAIVDQEYWMIYFNGSLIKRGASTGIVFVLPLRVHMRYMVHLHFPSSNNVAEYEVLINDLRIAIELGIRRLDVWGDSRLVVDQVMKESSCHDTKMAMYYQEVCQLEDKLNGHELNHILRCLNEAAGALAKAVSDRELAPIGVFASDNTSPWFTMRGWNKMVMVHLL